The genomic region CGATTCCCGAACAGGCAGCAGCCCACCTCGGCTGGACGCTGGCGGTCGGCGTCGTCGTCCTGTTGCTCGTCGTGAGCCTGCTGATGTACCTGGAGGTCGACGAGGTCATCGACAGACTGCCCGGTCGGGGTGTCTACGCTGTCGGCGTGCTCATGCTCGCCCTCGCCAGCGTCTACCTCTGGGCGGCCCTTCGGCTCAACGGCTCGCAGAACACGAAGATACTCGGTATCCAGCAGTTCGTCCCCGTCGGCCTCGTCGGGACGTTCCTCCTGCTCGTCTTCGCTGTCCTCAACCTGTTTGCACAGCGAACATAGGCCTTCTCGCGACCGAATTGGCCGCCTGATTTAAGTGACGGCCTCGCTTACGTGGCTGACAACGTACGGTCGTCCCCCCGTCGGCGGTCGCTCCCTCGCCGCCGGTCGGCCGGCAATCATGCCACACGAAGAACATAACCGGTCGAACACGCAGTCTCGTGGCGTGAGCGACCGCTCCGCGAGCCTCGCGGCGACCTCCAACGCGACCTCGCTCACCGACCGCATCAAGCGGACGCTCCAGATGCTCAGGGGGACGACCATCTCCCGCGAACCGTACTACCCCGACGAACACGGACCGCTCGTCACCTTCGACGGCCTCGACGGCTACGAGGAACACGACCGGTACTGGGTGAACGCACCCTACGCGTTCGTCTCCATCAACCACGACCCGGACGCGAACGAACACCTCTACCACGTCGTCGAGCCGGAGCTCGATGACTACGAACACGCCCTGCTGGAGACGCTCTTCGAGGACATCCGCGACCCCCTGGTGTACCGGCGGGACCTCGACGACATGGACAGCGAGCAGGTGCTCGACGACGCCCTGCTCGAACACCTCGAACGCTACGGCGCAGACGTGGACATGCGAACGTATCACAAACTCCTCTACTACCTCTGGCGGGCGTTCCGGGGCTACGGCAAGCTCGACCCGGTGATGCACGACCCCCACGTCGAGGACATCTCGTGTGACGGGTACGACCTCCCGCTGTTCGTCTACCACGACGACTACACCGACATCGAGACGAACGTCTCGTTCGCTTCGGAGGAGCTGGACAACTTCGTCGTCCGCCTCGCCCAGCACTCGGGCCGACACATCTCCATCGGCGACCCGATGGTCGAGACCACGCTGCCGGACGGTTCGCGTGCCGAACTCGCCCTCGGGGAGGAGGTCACGCCCCGCGGGTCGGCGTTCACCATCCGGAAGTACGCCGAGGAGCCGTTCACGCCCATCGACCTGCTGGACTACGGGACGTTCAACATCGACCAGATGGCGTTCCTCTGGCTCGCCATCGAGAACAACAAGTCGCTCATCTTCGCCGGCGGGACGGCATCGGGGAAGACCACCTCGATGAACGCCATCTCGATGTTCATCCCGCCGCGCTCGAAGGTGCTGACCATCGAGGACACCCGCGAACTCACGCTGTACCACGACAACTGGCTCTCCTCGGTGACCCGGGAACGCCTCCACGAAGGGACCGACGTGACGATGTACGACCTCCTGCGCTCGGCACTGCGCCACCGCCCGGAGTACATCATCGTCGGCGAGGTCCGTGGTGAGGAGGCCATCACGCTGTTCCAGGCGATGAACACCGGTCACACGACCTACTCGACGATGCACGCCGACTCGGTCCGGACGGTCATCAACCGCCTCGAGAACGAACCCATCAACGTCCCCCGGTCGATGGTCCAGAGCCTCGACGTGCTCTGCGTGCAGACGCTGACCCGGCTCGACGGCGAGCGCGTCCGCCGGAACAAGACCATCGCCGAGATAGAGGGCATCGACCAGCGGACCGGCGAACTCGACTACTCCACCGCGTTCACCTGGAACGCCAACGACGATACCTTCACCTCCTCGGGCTCGGAGATACTCGACGAGATTCGTGACGAACGCGGCTGGAGCCAACAGCAGATGCTGACCGAACTCCGGAACCGCCGCCGGTTCCTGGAGTACCTCTGGGAGAAGGAGATCACGGACTACCGCCGGTTCACGGCGATGATCAACGAGTACTACGCCGACCCCGACCGCGCGATGGCCCAGATCGAACCGAGCGACGAGGACATCGAGATGACGACCCCCGAGGCCGAGACCGACTGAGATGTCCTGGGCGAACTACGTCCCGCTGGTCATCGCCCTCGTCATCGCACTACCGGTGGTGCTCTCGCCCGTCAGCGTGCACGCCGACCGTATCGTCACCCGGTTCTCGCTCGTCATCTTCGGGAAGTACATCAGCCAGCGCGGCCGCAAACGGACCCGGCGCAAACAGCTCCTCCGGGCCGCACACATCCCGACGACGTATCGAACCTACGCCTCGAAGACCGCCCTCTACACCGGCGTCGCGGCACTCGTCGGCTCCATCCTCGGGATGTACTTCATCTGGCTCGGACTCATCATCCTCGCCGTAGACGAGGAGACCATCCGGGCGGTGTTTCCCTCGGATCTGCACTTCCTGACGAACTTCGTCGGCCTGCCGTCCATCTCGGTGTTCGAGTTGTTCGCGCTCATGGCCGTCACCAGCCTCACCCTCGGTGTCTCGTTCGCGGGGATGACCTACTGGTACCGCTGGTGGTACCCCGACTACCGCGGCGACGAACGCGAGCGCCGCATCGAGGCGTCGCTCCCGCGGACCATCGCGTTCATCTACGCCCTCTCGCGGTCGGGGATGGAGT from Haloarchaeobius sp. HME9146 harbors:
- a CDS encoding type II/IV secretion system ATPase subunit, translating into MSDRSASLAATSNATSLTDRIKRTLQMLRGTTISREPYYPDEHGPLVTFDGLDGYEEHDRYWVNAPYAFVSINHDPDANEHLYHVVEPELDDYEHALLETLFEDIRDPLVYRRDLDDMDSEQVLDDALLEHLERYGADVDMRTYHKLLYYLWRAFRGYGKLDPVMHDPHVEDISCDGYDLPLFVYHDDYTDIETNVSFASEELDNFVVRLAQHSGRHISIGDPMVETTLPDGSRAELALGEEVTPRGSAFTIRKYAEEPFTPIDLLDYGTFNIDQMAFLWLAIENNKSLIFAGGTASGKTTSMNAISMFIPPRSKVLTIEDTRELTLYHDNWLSSVTRERLHEGTDVTMYDLLRSALRHRPEYIIVGEVRGEEAITLFQAMNTGHTTYSTMHADSVRTVINRLENEPINVPRSMVQSLDVLCVQTLTRLDGERVRRNKTIAEIEGIDQRTGELDYSTAFTWNANDDTFTSSGSEILDEIRDERGWSQQQMLTELRNRRRFLEYLWEKEITDYRRFTAMINEYYADPDRAMAQIEPSDEDIEMTTPEAETD